A stretch of Miscanthus floridulus cultivar M001 chromosome 13, ASM1932011v1, whole genome shotgun sequence DNA encodes these proteins:
- the LOC136502257 gene encoding protein MIZU-KUSSEI 1-like — translation MPSLIDYSPAALRSLLRPSTDERRAKLSGAAAGAGAGAGAGAVAGGVLGLFKMFKLLPVLTTGCKMAAMLGRHHNNRPALLADHAPTVTLFGHRRGRLSLAIHEDTRAPPAFLIELPMLAAALHREMATGTVRLALESDTARGGVGSRRRRRPLLEDYVWAVYCNGRSAGYAIRRKDASDDERHVLRLLRGVSMGAGVLPPPPDERAGAGAAAAARATPSSACPDGELTYMRARVERVIGSKDSEAFYMINPDDGSANAAARGGDSAPELSVFFVRNK, via the coding sequence ATGCCATCTCTTATCGATTACAGCCCGGCTGCGCTGCGGTCGTTGCTCCGGCCGTCCACCGATGAGCGTCGGGCGAAGCTGTccggggcggcggcgggggcgggggcgggggccggggccggggccgtgGCCGGCGGCGTCTTGGGGCTCTTCAAGATGTTCAAGCTCCTGCCCGTGCTCACCACGGGCTGCAAGATGGCCGCGATGCTGGGGCGGCACCACAATAACCGGCCGGCCCTCCTGGCCGACCACGCGCCGACGGTGACGCTGTTCGGGCACCGGCGCGGGCGGCTGAGCCTGGCCATCCACGAGGACACGCGGGCCCCGCCAGCGTTCCTCATCGAGCTGCCCATGCTGGCCGCCGCGCTgcaccgggagatggccacggGCACCGTGCGCCTGGCGCTTGAGAGCGACACCGCCCGCGGCGGCGTGGGttcaaggcggcggcggcgcccgctGCTGGAGGACTACGTCTGGGCGGTCTACTGCAACGGGCGCAGCGCCGGGTACGCCATCCGCCGGAAGGACGCGTCGGACGACGAGCGCCACGTCCTGCGCCTGCTCCGCGGCGTGTCCATGGGCGCCGgggtgctgccgccgccgcccgacgagagggcgggagcgggagcggcagcggcagcacgCGCCACGCCCAGCAGCGCTTGCCCCGATGGCGAGCTCACCTACATGCGCGCCCGCGTGGAACGCGTCATCGGGTCCAAGGACTCTGAGGCGTTCTACATGATCAACCCCGACGATGGCAGCGCCAACGCCGCCGCCCGTGGCGGCGATAGCGCGCCGGAGCTGAGCGTTTTCTTTGTGAGGAACAAGTGA